A single genomic interval of Magnetospirillum sp. 15-1 harbors:
- a CDS encoding CopD family protein codes for MLTTLPPDILAFFAVILRGLQLTAQSVILGGVLFLLGFTRPMAARLGGRVVAMERTGLSWTAKGGLALAVVAGLSIFATLAQLVAGLGIQPSDAMGADFVQWNMIMVITALALAVAARMDRNPAQVPSLALLAVVVLGASVMSSHAFARVDDRNYYILADALHQAGASLWIGGIPFMLLALSHVSASKDRLMVGMRFSHLFTGAVGLLLVGAAMLAWGYIATPGALIGTAYGIMTGAKITLLSVLLLLAAMNRKSTRSEAEDRGQFRLRRFAEVEIGVGITVLMIAASMASQPPAADQTQHQATIMEIVERMAPVRAPRLVSPPPETLSISIEKTAASITADKMWSEFNHNWAGIFVLAMGLGAMAQRMGVGPARHWPLLFLVIGGAIIVRSDPESWPIGPHGFFETLADPEVFQHRVVGLLLFPFGLFEWAVRTGRLKSERAALIFPILCAVGAGLLLVHNHTLTDVKERFLIEFSHIPMGLFGVMSGWLRWLEIRGDGRARRIAGLLWPVCFSMVGLLLIFYRELP; via the coding sequence ATGCTGACCACCCTGCCCCCCGATATCCTGGCCTTCTTCGCGGTCATCCTGCGCGGGCTCCAGCTCACCGCCCAATCGGTGATCCTGGGCGGCGTGCTGTTCCTGCTGGGCTTCACCCGGCCGATGGCGGCGCGGCTGGGCGGCCGTGTCGTCGCCATGGAGCGCACCGGCCTCTCCTGGACCGCCAAGGGCGGCCTTGCCCTGGCCGTGGTGGCCGGTCTTTCCATCTTCGCCACTCTCGCCCAACTGGTGGCCGGGCTGGGAATTCAGCCCTCGGACGCCATGGGCGCCGATTTCGTCCAGTGGAATATGATCATGGTCATCACCGCCCTCGCCTTGGCGGTGGCGGCGCGCATGGACCGCAACCCCGCCCAGGTCCCGTCCCTGGCGCTGCTGGCGGTGGTGGTGCTGGGCGCCTCGGTGATGTCCAGCCACGCCTTCGCCCGGGTCGACGACCGCAATTACTACATCCTGGCCGACGCCCTGCATCAGGCCGGCGCCTCCCTGTGGATCGGCGGCATTCCCTTCATGCTGCTGGCCCTGTCCCATGTGAGCGCCTCCAAGGACCGCCTGATGGTGGGCATGCGCTTCTCGCACCTGTTCACCGGGGCGGTGGGGTTACTGCTGGTGGGGGCCGCCATGCTGGCCTGGGGCTACATCGCCACGCCCGGCGCCCTGATCGGCACCGCCTACGGCATCATGACCGGGGCCAAGATCACCCTGCTGTCGGTGCTGCTGCTGCTCGCCGCCATGAACCGCAAATCCACCCGCTCGGAGGCCGAGGACAGGGGACAATTTCGCCTGCGCCGCTTCGCCGAGGTGGAGATCGGCGTCGGCATCACCGTGCTGATGATCGCCGCCTCCATGGCCTCGCAGCCGCCCGCCGCCGACCAGACCCAGCATCAGGCGACGATCATGGAGATCGTCGAGCGCATGGCGCCGGTGCGGGCGCCGCGCCTGGTCAGCCCGCCGCCGGAAACCCTGTCGATCAGCATCGAGAAGACCGCCGCATCCATCACCGCCGACAAGATGTGGTCCGAGTTCAACCACAACTGGGCCGGCATCTTCGTGCTGGCCATGGGCCTGGGCGCCATGGCGCAGCGCATGGGGGTGGGGCCGGCCCGGCACTGGCCGCTGCTGTTCCTGGTGATCGGCGGCGCCATCATCGTCCGCTCCGACCCGGAAAGCTGGCCCATCGGACCGCACGGTTTCTTCGAGACCCTGGCCGATCCCGAGGTGTTCCAGCACCGGGTGGTCGGGCTGTTGCTGTTCCCCTTCGGCCTGTTCGAATGGGCGGTGCGCACCGGGCGCCTCAAGAGCGAGCGCGCCGCGCTGATCTTCCCCATCCTGTGCGCGGTGGGGGCCGGGCTGCTGCTGGTCCACAACCACACGCTGACCGACGTCAAGGAGCGTTTCCTGATCGAGTTCAGCCACATCCCCATGGGCCTGTTCGGCGTCATGTCGGGCTGGCTGCGCTGGCTGGAGATCAGGGGCGACGGCCGGGCCCGGCGGATCGCCGGCCTGCTGTGGCCGGTCTGCTTCTCCATGGTCGGGCTATTGCTGATATTCTATCGGGAATTGCCGTGA
- a CDS encoding copper resistance CopC family protein produces MIKSVLFPLMMAVGLLAAAEARAHAVLVDSTPPAEAEVVGNKVEFHLRYNSRIDARRSRLSLKGPGGAKTLPPQQGATEAELTARAEGLAPGRYILFWDVLSVDGHVSRGQVPFLTIAP; encoded by the coding sequence ATGATCAAGTCCGTGCTGTTTCCGCTGATGATGGCCGTGGGATTGCTGGCCGCCGCCGAGGCCCGCGCCCACGCCGTGCTGGTGGACTCCACGCCGCCCGCCGAGGCCGAGGTGGTGGGCAACAAGGTGGAATTCCACCTGCGCTACAACAGCCGCATCGACGCCAGGCGTTCGCGCCTCTCCCTCAAGGGGCCGGGTGGGGCCAAGACCCTGCCCCCGCAGCAGGGCGCCACCGAGGCCGAACTGACCGCCCGCGCCGAAGGGCTGGCTCCCGGCCGTTACATCCTGTTCTGGGACGTGCTGTCGGTGGACGGGCATGTCAGCCGCGGCCAGGTTCCCTTCCTGACCATCGCCCCCTAA
- a CDS encoding glycosyltransferase family 2 protein, whose protein sequence is MTANSQRISPPTLSVVIPCYNEGENVALLFARLLPVLDGLGVSFEVVCINDGSRDDTLDRLLEVQKGDARLRIIDLSRNFGKEKALSAGLFHCRGLAVVPMDADLQHPPEAIADMLAKWREGFEVVFARRDARTGQTLSEKLFAKAFYWVFDHLSDVHLPREVGDFRLMDRKVVDTINQMPERSRFMKGIFAWVGYRHAEIVYRQGERAAGTTKFNSWKLLRFAFDGLTSFSNFPLRVWGGIGAIISSLAFLYIVIRLIRTMIWGIDVPGYESTLMSVLFLGGIQLLTLGIIGDYLGRVFDEVKGRPLFIIRQLYEPGGKGDGATNP, encoded by the coding sequence ATGACCGCGAATTCGCAACGGATTTCGCCCCCCACCCTGTCGGTGGTCATTCCCTGCTACAACGAGGGGGAAAACGTCGCCCTGCTGTTCGCCCGGCTGCTGCCGGTGCTCGACGGGCTTGGCGTATCCTTCGAGGTGGTCTGCATCAACGACGGCTCGCGGGACGACACCCTGGACCGCCTGCTGGAGGTTCAGAAAGGGGACGCCCGCCTGAGAATCATCGACCTGTCGCGCAATTTCGGCAAGGAGAAGGCCCTGTCGGCCGGACTGTTCCACTGCCGGGGCCTAGCGGTGGTGCCCATGGACGCCGACCTGCAGCATCCGCCCGAGGCCATCGCCGACATGCTGGCCAAATGGCGCGAGGGCTTCGAGGTGGTGTTCGCCCGGCGCGACGCGCGCACCGGCCAGACCCTGTCGGAGAAGCTGTTCGCCAAGGCCTTCTACTGGGTGTTCGATCACCTGTCGGACGTGCACCTGCCGCGCGAGGTGGGCGATTTCCGCCTGATGGACCGCAAGGTGGTGGACACCATCAACCAGATGCCCGAGCGCTCGCGCTTCATGAAGGGTATCTTCGCCTGGGTGGGCTACCGCCATGCCGAGATCGTCTACCGCCAGGGCGAACGGGCGGCCGGCACCACCAAGTTCAATTCATGGAAGCTGCTGCGCTTCGCCTTCGACGGCCTGACCTCGTTCTCCAACTTTCCGCTGCGGGTCTGGGGCGGCATCGGCGCCATCATCTCGTCGCTGGCCTTCCTCTACATCGTCATCCGCCTGATCCGCACCATGATCTGGGGCATCGACGTGCCCGGCTACGAATCCACCCTGATGTCGGTGCTGTTCCTGGGCGGCATCCAACTGCTGACCCTGGGCATCATCGGCGACTATCTCGGCCGGGTGTTCGACGAGGTCAAGGGCCGCCCGCTGTTCATCATCCGCCAGCTCTACGAGCCGGGCGGCAAGGGCGACGGCGCTACCAATCCCTGA